One stretch of Harmonia axyridis chromosome 1, icHarAxyr1.1, whole genome shotgun sequence DNA includes these proteins:
- the LOC123670902 gene encoding peptidyl-prolyl cis-trans isomerase G, whose protein sequence is MIDKEQESVERFRCFFDISISGLPSGRILFELFNDVVPKTCENFRSLCTGERGLGATTNKPLHYQGVLFHRVVKDFMIQGGDFSNGNGTGGESIYGGTYEDENFELKHDAGYLLSMANRGKDTNGSQFFITTQPAPHLDNVHVVFGHVVSGIDVVRLIENLPVDANSRPLQDVRIVKCGELVKQVKVRKEKKKKVKEESDENEKEKKKHKKDKKEKKKEKSKKAHSKEEEKNLHPLAIVTNIDPEDIPDVPVNKFLLRGNASKDDKNMKDESKSYKDRRDNDRDNSFRGNRRNWDNRTFNRRGPLKTKSGRTIKGRGKFRFRTPSRSRSRSVTPPHWRKEENRVIKMSELADRKNQEQEKEKIQDSRRDQVRSTYTPEKKPDRSVDYNALDYEDHSDNESRPRIKVPSLVQYSSNSNEQRADSEKQKDNEEEDIGLIERSQFLAEALGVQLKTGQDHQDKTEPKHGMAANQKTKPIVLHAKIDVPNEMGRDRRRRSLDNAPQEERGGRNKFETEKPVNLNAGRNYRTNGRQDDTRRAPFRMGRDFRSRHVPKVTYQSRDHRSFRSRDARDRKRRRSRDMSHENRRSRSPRRRSSSRRRTPDLKKEDRDNKSVDVGNKREEKRKGSPRRDKSDDRKTPEKNATEDKTPEKSNIKKILKAVEPLKPTDSTEEKYRKLLLIRQKVEMLEKKRKEEDHQKRLEEKQRKVKEEAEMLEKAKRAKKEALEKEKLMKTYKVLQELDKRVGGAPKNKRRSSSSSSSSSSSSDDNPPRRKSRRSSSGTRQDKKRSRRKSSSSSSSDSSRQRSSSKKKR, encoded by the exons ATGATTGATAAAGAGCAGGAGAGTGTTGAAAGATTCAGATGCTTTTTCGACATAAGCATTAGTGGTTTACCGTCGGGAAGgatattatttgaattattcaatgatgTTGTTCCAAAAACATGTGAAAATTTTAGATCATTATGTACTGGTGAGAGAGGGTTGGGAGCTACAACAAACAAGCCACTTCATTACCAG GGAGTACTTTTTCATCGGGTAGTCAAAGATTTCATGATTCAAGGTGGTGACTTTTCCAATGGAAATGGTACTGGAGGAGAATCAATATATGGTGGAACATATGAAG atgaaaattttgagttgaaacaTGACGCAGGATACTTGCTTTCGATGGCAAATCGTGGTAAAGATACAAATGGTTCTCAGTTTTTTAT TACAACACAACCGGCGCCCCATCTCGACAA tGTACACGTGGTTTTTGGACACGTTGTTAGTGGAATTGATGTGGTACGTTTAATTGAAAACCTTCCAGTAGATGCCAACAGCAGACCTCTGCAAGATGTTAGAATTGTCAAGTGTGGAGAATTAGTCAAGCAAGTGAAAG TCcgaaaagaaaagaagaaaaaggtcAAAGAAGAATCTGATGAGAATgaaaaggaaaagaaaaaacataaaaaagataaaaaagaaaagaagaaaga AAAAAGTAAAAAAGCTCATTCCAAAGAAGAGGAGAAAAACCTGCATCCATTGGCTATTGTGACTAACATCGATCCTGAAGACATTCCTGATGTCCCAGTGAATAAATTTTTGCTTAGAGGTAATGCTTCTAAGGATGACAAAAATATGAAAGATGAATCTAAATCCTATAAGGATCGAAGAG ataatgaCAGAGATAACAGTTTTAGAGGAAATAGAAGAAACTGGGATAATAGAACGTTCAATAGAAGGGGCCCATTGAAAACCAAAAGTGGAAGAACCATAAAAGGACGAGGAAAATTT aGGTTCAGAACTCCATCTAGAAGTCGTTCGAGAAGTGTAACGCCTCCGCATTGGAGGAAAGAGGAGAATAGGGTGATCAAGATGTCCGAACTTGCTGATCGCAAGAATCAGGAACAAGAAAAGGAGAAAATTCAGGATTCGCGGCGGGATCAGGTGAGGAGCACTTACACTCCAGAGAAAAAACCCGACAGATCCGTCGACTACAACGCTCTCGACTACGAAGACCATTCGGACAACGAGTCTCGTCCTAGGATTAAGGTCCCTAGCCTGGTGCAGTACTCCTCGAACTCCAACGAACAACGGGCAGATTCTGAAAAGCAAAAGGACAACGAGGAGGAAGATATTGGACTGATTGAACGTAGTCAATTTTTGGCAGAAGCTTTGGGAGTTCAATTGAAGACTGGGCAAGATCATCAAGACAAAACAGAGCCTAAACATGGAATGGCCGCCAATCAAAAAACAAAGCCCATCGTTTTACATGCGAAAATAGACGTTCCCAATGAAATGGGTAGGGATAGAAGAAGACGCTCCCTTGACAACGCACCACAGGAGGAAAGAGGAGGCAGAAACAAGTTTGAGACAGAAAAGCCAGTGAACTTGAATGCTGGCAGAAATTATCGCACCAATG GTCGCCAAGATGACACCCGAAGAGCGCCATTCAGAATGGGACGAGATTTCAGGTCAAGGCATGTTCCAAAGGTCACGTATCAATCTAGGGACCATAGGAGTTTTCGATCGAGGGATGCCAGAGACCGCAAACGGAGGCGCTCTAGAGACATGTCGCACGAAAATCGTCGCTCAAGATCTCCTCGAAGACGTTCTTCTTCGCGCCGAAGAACTCCCGATTTAAAGAAAGAGGACAGAGACAATAAATCTGTTGATGTAGGTAACAAGCGAGAAGAAAAGCGTAAAGGTTCTCCACGGAGGGATAAAAGTGACGATCGGAAGACCCCAGAGAAAAATGCTACCGAGGACAAAACACCGGAGAAAtcaaatatcaagaaaattctGAAAGCAGTTGAACCACTCAAGCCAACGGATAGTACTGAAGAGAAGTATAGGAAACTGTTGTTGATCAGACAAAAGGTAGAAATGTTGGAGAAGAAGAGGAAAGAAGAAGATCATCAA AAACGCTTGGAGGAAAAACAGAGAAAAGTGAAGGAAGAAGCAGAAATGTTAGAGAAGGCAAAGCGCGCCAAAAAGGAAGCGCTGGAGAAAGAGAAGCTAATGAAAACGTACAAAGTGTTACAAGAATTAGATAAAAGAGTTGGTGGTGCTCCAAAAAATAAACGAAGAAGCAGTAGTAGCAGTAGCAGTTCTAGTAGCAGTAGTGATGATAATCCCCCTCGTAGAAAATCTAGACGATCTTCTTCTGGAACTAGACAAGATAAAAAAAGGTCTAGGAGAAAGTCATCCAGTTCCAGTAGTAGTGATTCTTCTAGACAAAGAAGTTCTTCGAAGAAGAAGCGCtaa